A genomic window from Caballeronia sp. SBC1 includes:
- a CDS encoding pirin family protein encodes MFEIRRANERGHANHGWLDSYHSFSFAGYDDPRHVHFGALRVINEDRVAGGQGFGTHGHRDMEIISYVLEGALSHKDSMGNGSTIRPGDVQRMSAGTGVRHSEFNGSATETAHFLQIWIIPDAAGNAPGYEEKRFDDAEKRGRLRVIASPQGRDGAVKLGADAEVYAGLFDGDERAEFDVPAGRRVYVHVARGTISVNGEALLAGDAAKLEGVSKVTLDEGARAEVILFDLA; translated from the coding sequence ATGTTCGAAATTCGACGCGCCAATGAACGCGGCCACGCTAACCACGGCTGGCTCGATTCGTATCACAGCTTTTCTTTCGCCGGCTATGACGACCCGAGGCACGTGCATTTCGGTGCACTGCGGGTGATCAACGAGGATCGCGTTGCGGGCGGGCAGGGTTTCGGGACGCACGGCCATCGCGACATGGAAATCATCAGTTACGTGCTGGAAGGCGCACTGTCGCACAAGGACAGCATGGGCAACGGCTCGACCATCCGTCCCGGCGATGTCCAGCGCATGAGCGCCGGCACGGGCGTGCGGCACAGCGAGTTCAATGGCTCGGCCACTGAAACCGCGCATTTCCTGCAGATCTGGATCATTCCGGACGCAGCGGGCAATGCGCCGGGCTACGAGGAAAAGCGTTTCGACGACGCTGAAAAGCGTGGTCGGCTGCGGGTGATCGCGTCGCCGCAGGGACGGGACGGCGCGGTGAAGCTGGGTGCCGATGCAGAGGTCTACGCGGGTCTTTTCGATGGCGATGAACGCGCGGAATTCGACGTGCCGGCGGGGCGCCGCGTGTATGTTCATGTGGCGCGGGGCACGATTTCGGTAAACGGTGAAGCACTGCTGGCCGGCGATGCCGCGAAGCTGGAAGGGGTGTCGAAGGTCACGCTGGATGAAGGCGCCAGAGCTGAAGTGATCCTGTTCGACCTGGCGTAA
- a CDS encoding response regulator yields MATQILVVDDDAELRDLLRDYLVRQGIEVSVLHDAGTLERRLERERPDLIVLDLMMPGVDGLTALRKLRASGDDIPVIMLTARADDVDRIVGLELGADDYLGKPFNPRELLARVQAVLRRRRTIPSAAPEQREPFSFGRFRLDFQSRTLHQDETPLTLSGSEFALLKIFVNHPMRTLTRERLLELLHGPEYDGTDRGIDVQVWRLRRILETDPSTPRFIQTVRGRGYVFVPDGEQNASAH; encoded by the coding sequence ATGGCTACTCAAATACTTGTCGTCGACGACGACGCTGAACTGCGCGACCTTCTGCGCGACTATCTGGTCCGGCAAGGCATCGAGGTATCGGTGCTGCATGACGCGGGCACCCTTGAACGGCGCCTCGAACGCGAGCGCCCGGATCTGATCGTGCTCGACCTGATGATGCCGGGCGTGGACGGACTGACCGCGTTGCGCAAGCTTCGTGCTTCGGGTGACGACATTCCGGTGATCATGCTGACGGCGCGCGCGGACGACGTGGATCGCATTGTCGGATTGGAACTCGGTGCTGACGACTATCTCGGCAAGCCTTTTAATCCGCGCGAGTTGCTGGCGCGCGTGCAGGCTGTGTTGCGCCGGCGCCGCACAATACCGTCGGCGGCCCCCGAGCAACGCGAACCGTTTTCATTCGGGCGTTTCCGGCTCGACTTCCAGTCACGCACGCTTCATCAGGACGAAACGCCGCTTACGCTGTCGGGCAGCGAGTTCGCATTGCTGAAGATTTTCGTCAATCACCCCATGCGCACGCTGACGCGCGAGCGCCTGCTCGAACTGCTGCACGGTCCGGAATACGACGGCACCGACCGCGGTATCGACGTGCAGGTGTGGCGTCTGCGCCGGATCCTCGAAACCGATCCGTCTACGCCGCGGTTTATCCAGACTGTGCGCGGACGCGGTTATGTGTTCGTGCCGGACGGCGAGCAAAATGCGTCGGCCCATTGA
- a CDS encoding ATP-binding protein: MRRPIDSLFGRLVVLVIGVLVLSHVAWFTVIRLERDQTQTRYAVEEAAFLVDAVRQHIANSPDQPLPSSVRVVDPNSPDVPKPFTDADTSHAPPQFGRFIDDLRDRLPDGTDVRMGEPGGPPRLWVRGAKDANWIVVPVQPLRPPRSRDRMLLWLAIIFSTAVMAALFAAWQLQTPLRSLAQAVGRFGRGEPTPPVPERGPRELRQLTHGFNQMVREVEQTESDRAVMLAGVAHDLKTPLARLRLRAEMMDEAKLRDGVVRDVDSMAHIVDQFLVFAHDGADRSEPAEVDQQCERIARSYRAVTVGAPSVQTRLTAGRDFALPAATLDRLLSNLLDNAHAYGAPPVVIETLRGTNGWILRVMDSGSGIAAHDLVKASRPFVRLDPARGGSGHSGLGLAIVERLVRRAGGECEIGNRPEGGLQVVMTFPFDVVARSAEMLHGDVLHEARMM; this comes from the coding sequence ATGCGTCGGCCCATTGATTCACTGTTCGGCCGGCTGGTTGTCCTGGTCATTGGCGTGCTCGTGTTGTCGCACGTCGCATGGTTCACGGTCATCCGGCTCGAGCGGGATCAAACGCAAACTCGCTACGCGGTAGAAGAGGCCGCGTTCCTGGTCGACGCCGTGCGCCAGCACATCGCGAATTCGCCGGATCAGCCGCTGCCATCGAGCGTGCGCGTGGTCGACCCCAACAGTCCTGACGTTCCCAAACCCTTCACCGACGCCGATACCAGCCACGCGCCGCCGCAGTTCGGTCGGTTTATCGACGACTTGCGGGATCGTCTGCCGGACGGCACCGACGTTCGCATGGGCGAGCCGGGCGGCCCGCCGCGCCTGTGGGTGCGAGGCGCGAAGGACGCCAACTGGATCGTTGTGCCTGTGCAACCTTTGCGTCCGCCGCGTTCGCGCGACCGGATGCTGCTCTGGCTGGCGATTATATTTTCCACGGCGGTAATGGCTGCGCTCTTTGCCGCGTGGCAATTGCAGACACCGTTGCGTTCGCTGGCGCAGGCTGTCGGGCGCTTTGGCCGGGGAGAACCTACTCCGCCGGTACCGGAACGTGGTCCGCGCGAGCTGCGGCAGTTGACCCACGGGTTCAACCAGATGGTGCGCGAAGTGGAGCAGACGGAAAGCGATCGCGCGGTCATGCTGGCGGGGGTCGCCCATGATCTGAAGACGCCGCTTGCGCGTTTGCGCCTGCGTGCTGAAATGATGGACGAAGCGAAACTGCGGGATGGCGTGGTGCGCGACGTGGATTCCATGGCGCATATCGTCGATCAGTTCCTTGTGTTCGCGCACGACGGCGCCGATCGCAGCGAGCCAGCCGAAGTCGATCAACAATGCGAGCGCATTGCGCGCAGTTATCGCGCGGTCACGGTGGGAGCGCCATCTGTCCAGACCCGGCTCACGGCCGGGCGGGATTTCGCATTGCCCGCTGCCACGCTTGACCGCTTGTTGTCGAACCTGCTCGACAACGCTCACGCGTACGGTGCGCCACCGGTTGTGATCGAAACGTTGCGCGGGACGAATGGCTGGATTTTGCGGGTCATGGACAGCGGCAGCGGGATCGCGGCACATGATCTAGTGAAGGCGAGCCGACCGTTCGTCAGGCTCGATCCGGCGCGCGGCGGCAGTGGCCACAGCGGGCTGGGGCTTGCGATTGTTGAGCGGCTGGTACGGCGGGCGGGCGGTGAATGCGAAATTGGCAATCGCCCCGAAGGCGGCCTGCAGGTCGTAATGACCTTTCCTTTTGATGTGGTGGCGCGCTCGGCCGAGATGTTGCATGGCGACGTGCTGCACGAAGCGCGCATGATGTGA
- a CDS encoding porin, protein MKKALLAASLLTVGVAAHAQSSVTLYGRLDAGLEYTSGNPTSNNAAGVSTGSANRFRAESGDWGTSLWGMKGVEDLGGGNKAVFQLEGSFNTMTGQGPGNNGIFNRWATVGIANDQFGTLLLGRELFISNGVWDFDPFGQSNWSSASLVRGRNWPQSSNNVSYQSPKIAGFDVYGQYAFSNTTGFNGSGGSAANPGLGREGGLQVTYTNSLFQVRGLYDEIRNNVNGGLGDPQPGSPNGPFSYGREYFAGVNVFLGQFKLQAVYQASRTSGETNVPIGTPTTTDQEWGGVTWQATPAAALIAAVYHVNANNGGGNGNIYTVGGSYNLSKRTLLDIQVASARNSKNANFGLNANAAGNTVSTDNPLPGHSQTGVYAGIQHSF, encoded by the coding sequence ATGAAGAAAGCTTTGCTCGCGGCTTCGCTGCTGACGGTCGGCGTTGCAGCACACGCTCAAAGTAGCGTGACGCTCTACGGCCGGCTTGATGCCGGTCTCGAATATACGTCAGGCAATCCTACAAGTAATAACGCTGCTGGCGTGTCTACCGGCAGCGCAAATCGCTTCCGTGCGGAAAGCGGCGACTGGGGTACGAGCCTGTGGGGCATGAAGGGTGTCGAAGATCTGGGTGGCGGCAACAAGGCCGTATTCCAGTTGGAAGGCAGCTTCAACACCATGACAGGTCAAGGCCCGGGCAACAACGGCATCTTCAATCGTTGGGCGACAGTCGGTATCGCCAACGACCAGTTCGGTACCCTCTTGCTGGGTCGTGAACTGTTCATCTCGAACGGCGTGTGGGACTTTGATCCGTTCGGTCAGTCGAACTGGTCGTCGGCGTCGCTGGTACGTGGCCGCAACTGGCCGCAATCAAGCAACAACGTGTCGTATCAGTCGCCGAAGATTGCTGGCTTTGACGTGTACGGCCAGTACGCTTTCTCGAACACGACAGGCTTCAACGGTAGCGGCGGCAGCGCGGCAAACCCGGGGCTGGGTCGTGAAGGCGGCCTGCAGGTCACCTACACGAACTCGCTGTTCCAGGTGCGCGGCTTGTACGACGAAATCCGCAACAACGTGAACGGTGGTCTGGGCGACCCGCAACCGGGTTCGCCGAACGGTCCGTTCAGCTACGGCCGCGAATACTTCGCCGGCGTCAACGTGTTCCTCGGTCAGTTCAAGCTTCAGGCCGTGTACCAAGCCTCGCGTACGTCGGGTGAAACCAATGTACCGATCGGCACGCCGACGACGACGGACCAGGAATGGGGCGGTGTGACGTGGCAAGCTACACCGGCTGCAGCGTTGATCGCAGCGGTGTATCACGTCAATGCGAACAATGGTGGCGGCAACGGCAACATCTACACGGTCGGCGGTTCGTACAACCTGTCGAAGCGTACGTTGCTGGACATCCAGGTCGCATCGGCACGTAACAGCAAGAACGCTAACTTTGGTTTGAACGCGAACGCTGCGGGTAACACGGTTTCGACCGACAACCCACTGCCGGGTCACAGCCAGACGGGCGTGTA
- a CDS encoding sensor domain-containing diguanylate cyclase, translated as MNKTTFHRAIATLAFALLACVCWVAAGMVSDRMVQQELATSVRVEQQMAASIVDNTAQIIASDLAMSRAIPATIAEMDMIQLALAQSHSSPEEIRQTEPERRAKWLAVPALAKLDNFLRNARGFTGLDYVWVVNSDGFCVASSNGIDSNSFVGTDMRMRAYIQKALLGAFNETYGVGRMSGDPGIFIATPVYHDGLLVGAVIAKVSVDRLRHWVAREGTFVTDSNGVIVMAHESQLENRVMPDSPVLRMSRSERLDAYRRVDFRALQLTNIGERVRADAPWLPPSLARSFFSSGDSNTPSLYDERTGLNSGLAAHIVHPLPNWAEIVSNQRRDRLLVFLTALGVSLLAIVITVSYLRERRLHRATRHLANQLQSANTLLSAEARHDALTGALSRRYFLDTLRREVELARSAGGPLSVAIADLDYFKQVNDRFGHATGDRALEHFVRMCEEQLRASDGVGRLGGEEFGLLLPHTALADAHTVLERLRKRFNQEHCAYLPDDTTLSVSIGITELSDGDTAENLLKRADLALYAAKSGGRDRSEVRPADSRPPMPRHPETA; from the coding sequence ATGAACAAGACAACCTTTCACCGCGCCATAGCGACGCTCGCCTTCGCGTTGCTCGCATGCGTGTGCTGGGTTGCCGCCGGGATGGTGTCGGACCGAATGGTACAGCAAGAACTGGCCACGTCGGTACGCGTGGAGCAGCAAATGGCTGCGTCGATCGTCGACAACACCGCGCAGATCATTGCCAGCGACCTCGCCATGTCCCGGGCGATTCCGGCCACTATCGCCGAAATGGACATGATCCAGCTGGCGCTCGCCCAATCCCACAGTTCCCCTGAAGAAATCAGGCAAACCGAGCCTGAGCGGCGAGCAAAGTGGCTCGCCGTGCCGGCGCTCGCCAAACTCGACAACTTCCTGCGCAACGCCCGCGGCTTCACGGGCCTCGACTATGTGTGGGTCGTCAATAGCGACGGATTTTGCGTGGCATCGAGCAATGGCATCGACTCGAACAGCTTCGTTGGCACCGACATGCGCATGCGCGCTTATATCCAGAAAGCGCTGCTCGGCGCGTTCAACGAAACGTACGGCGTCGGCCGGATGAGCGGCGATCCCGGCATTTTCATCGCCACGCCGGTGTATCACGACGGCCTCCTGGTAGGCGCGGTGATCGCGAAAGTGAGCGTCGACCGCTTGCGCCACTGGGTGGCGCGCGAGGGCACATTTGTTACCGACAGCAACGGCGTGATCGTCATGGCGCACGAAAGCCAACTCGAGAACCGTGTCATGCCCGATTCGCCCGTGCTGCGGATGTCTCGATCGGAGCGGCTGGACGCGTATCGGCGGGTCGATTTCCGTGCGCTGCAGCTGACCAACATCGGCGAACGCGTGCGGGCGGACGCGCCTTGGCTGCCCCCTTCGCTCGCGCGCTCTTTTTTCTCCTCCGGCGACAGCAACACGCCCTCTCTCTACGACGAACGCACCGGTCTGAACTCAGGGCTTGCCGCGCACATTGTCCATCCGCTGCCGAACTGGGCGGAAATTGTGAGCAATCAACGTCGTGACCGGCTGCTGGTGTTCCTGACGGCGCTCGGCGTGAGCCTGCTGGCCATTGTGATCACTGTGTCATATCTGCGCGAACGGCGGCTGCACCGCGCCACTCGCCATCTGGCCAACCAGTTGCAGTCGGCCAACACGCTGCTGTCCGCCGAAGCCCGGCACGACGCGTTGACCGGCGCGCTGTCACGGCGTTATTTCCTGGACACGCTGCGCCGCGAAGTCGAGCTGGCCCGCTCGGCGGGCGGGCCGCTGTCAGTTGCAATCGCCGATCTTGACTATTTCAAGCAGGTGAACGACCGCTTCGGCCATGCAACCGGCGACCGCGCGCTCGAACATTTCGTGCGGATGTGCGAGGAGCAACTGCGCGCGAGCGACGGCGTCGGGCGGTTGGGTGGTGAGGAATTTGGTCTGCTGCTGCCACATACCGCGCTCGCCGATGCCCACACGGTTCTCGAACGCCTGCGCAAGCGCTTCAACCAGGAGCATTGCGCCTATCTCCCCGACGACACCACGCTGAGCGTGAGCATTGGCATCACGGAACTGAGCGACGGCGACACCGCTGAGAACCTGCTCAAGCGCGCAGATCTGGCGTTGTATGCGGCGAAATCGGGAGGGCGCGATCGCAGTGAAGTGCGCCCGGCCGACTCCCGGCCACCCATGCCGCGGCACCCCGAAACGGCCTGA
- a CDS encoding ABC transporter permease translates to MFLQGYGPLILSGTWQTVKLAVLSLVFAFVIGLLGAAAKLSRNRVSSGVGTIYTTLVRGVPDLVLMLLLFYSIQIWLNHLTDFLGWEQIDIDPFVAGVIVLGFIYGAYFTETFRGAFLSVPRGQLEAGAAYGMTPWQTFSRIMFPQMMRFALPGIGNNWQVMVKATALVSIIGLADVVKAAQDAGKGTLRFFFFTLLAGAVYLVITTISNLVLMWLERRYSSGVRKADL, encoded by the coding sequence ATGTTTCTGCAAGGCTACGGGCCGCTTATCCTCTCGGGCACATGGCAAACCGTCAAGCTGGCGGTCTTGTCGCTCGTGTTCGCATTCGTGATCGGCCTCCTCGGCGCGGCGGCGAAACTGTCAAGAAACCGCGTTTCGTCGGGCGTCGGCACGATCTACACCACGCTCGTGCGTGGCGTTCCCGATCTCGTGCTGATGCTGCTCCTCTTCTACAGCATCCAGATCTGGCTGAATCACCTCACCGACTTCCTGGGCTGGGAACAGATTGATATCGATCCGTTCGTGGCTGGCGTCATCGTGCTTGGGTTCATCTATGGCGCGTATTTCACCGAGACTTTCCGCGGCGCATTCCTCTCGGTGCCGCGCGGCCAGCTTGAAGCGGGCGCGGCTTACGGCATGACACCGTGGCAAACCTTCTCGCGAATCATGTTCCCGCAGATGATGCGTTTCGCGCTGCCGGGCATTGGCAACAACTGGCAGGTGATGGTGAAAGCAACAGCGCTGGTATCGATCATCGGTTTGGCGGACGTGGTCAAGGCCGCGCAAGATGCCGGCAAGGGCACGTTGCGGTTCTTCTTTTTCACGCTGCTCGCGGGCGCGGTTTATCTCGTGATCACCACGATATCGAATCTTGTGTTGATGTGGCTTGAACGGCGCTACTCGTCGGGCGTACGCAAGGCCGACCTGTAG
- a CDS encoding periplasmic heavy metal sensor, with the protein MLKQSRFLAITAAALALSIGGVNAASAAAPDTPPPGGPGMMGAPGGHHGEMRMKKEMDKLHSQLNLNADQEKAWQAALGTMKQNHEAMRASHKQMHAQMESMKQQPILDLNAMYAAHQKIEQQNAQLRDQTSAAWLNFYNTLNDQQKTTVSTALKQRFARMEARREKMHERWGQHRGMQGAPAGASAANP; encoded by the coding sequence ATGTTGAAGCAGTCCCGATTCCTCGCCATCACCGCCGCTGCGCTCGCCCTGTCGATCGGCGGGGTCAACGCCGCCAGCGCCGCCGCGCCCGATACGCCGCCGCCAGGGGGCCCGGGCATGATGGGCGCCCCGGGCGGGCATCATGGGGAAATGCGGATGAAGAAAGAGATGGACAAGTTGCACAGCCAACTGAATCTCAACGCAGACCAGGAAAAAGCTTGGCAGGCCGCGCTTGGCACCATGAAGCAGAATCATGAGGCCATGCGTGCAAGCCACAAGCAGATGCATGCACAAATGGAGTCAATGAAGCAGCAGCCCATTCTCGACCTGAACGCCATGTACGCGGCGCATCAGAAGATCGAGCAGCAAAATGCCCAGTTGCGCGACCAGACGAGCGCCGCGTGGCTGAACTTCTATAACACGCTGAACGACCAGCAGAAGACCACGGTCAGCACGGCACTCAAGCAGCGCTTTGCAAGAATGGAAGCGCGCCGGGAAAAGATGCATGAGCGCTGGGGTCAGCATCGCGGCATGCAGGGTGCGCCGGCTGGAGCATCCGCCGCTAATCCTTGA
- a CDS encoding ABC transporter ATP-binding protein, translating into MNTAATKLFVDNLHKQYGDNEVLKGVSLKAKAGDVISVIGSSGSGKSTMLRCINFLEQPNQGRIFVDGEEIRTLRDKYGALKAVEPKQLQRMRTRLSMVFQHFNLWSHLSVLENVMEAPLKVLGLSKREALDRARTYLEKVGLAPRLEQQYPSHLSGGQQQRVAIARALAMHPDVMLFDEPTSALDPELVGEVLKVMQTLAEEGRTMIVVTHEMAFARNVSNHVVFLHQGRIEEEGHPDDVFGNARSERLRQFLSGSLK; encoded by the coding sequence ATGAACACAGCGGCAACCAAGCTTTTCGTCGATAACCTGCATAAACAGTACGGCGACAACGAAGTCCTCAAGGGCGTCTCGCTAAAGGCGAAAGCCGGCGATGTGATCAGCGTGATCGGCTCGTCCGGGTCCGGCAAGAGCACGATGCTCCGCTGCATCAACTTCCTGGAGCAGCCGAATCAGGGCCGGATTTTTGTCGATGGCGAGGAAATCCGCACGCTCAGGGATAAGTACGGCGCGCTGAAGGCGGTCGAACCCAAACAATTGCAGCGCATGCGCACGCGTCTTTCCATGGTGTTCCAGCACTTCAACCTCTGGTCGCACCTGAGCGTGCTGGAAAACGTAATGGAGGCGCCGCTGAAAGTGCTGGGGTTATCGAAACGGGAAGCGCTGGACCGTGCGCGCACCTATCTCGAGAAAGTGGGACTCGCGCCGCGGCTGGAACAGCAGTATCCGTCGCATCTGTCGGGCGGCCAGCAGCAGCGCGTGGCTATCGCGCGGGCGCTGGCCATGCACCCGGACGTCATGCTCTTCGATGAACCCACCTCGGCGCTCGACCCCGAATTGGTCGGTGAGGTGCTGAAGGTGATGCAGACGCTTGCCGAAGAAGGCCGCACGATGATCGTGGTAACGCACGAAATGGCATTCGCCCGCAATGTGTCGAATCACGTGGTTTTCCTGCATCAGGGCCGGATAGAAGAAGAAGGACATCCCGACGACGTTTTCGGCAATGCTCGCAGCGAACGACTTCGGCAATTTCTGTCGGGCAGCCTGAAGTAA
- a CDS encoding ABC transporter permease yields MLEIIQEYWRNYLFTDGYRITGLAITMWLLVVSIGLGFCLSIPLSVARVSKNKFLSRGVWVYTYIFRGTPLYVQLLLCYTGLYSLQVVRDHVLLNEFFRDGMHCTLLAFTLNTCAYTTEIFAGAIRATPYGEIEAARAYGMSSFTLYRRVILPSALRRALPYYSNEVILMLHATTVAFTATVPDILKIARDVNSATYQSFQAFGIAALLYLCISFALVWLFRRAEYRWLAYLRPQGK; encoded by the coding sequence ATGCTCGAAATCATCCAGGAATACTGGCGCAACTATTTGTTCACCGACGGTTATCGCATCACCGGCCTCGCCATCACCATGTGGCTGCTGGTTGTATCGATCGGGCTCGGCTTCTGCCTGTCGATCCCGTTGTCGGTCGCCCGGGTATCGAAGAACAAGTTCCTGTCGCGCGGCGTCTGGGTCTATACGTATATCTTTCGCGGCACGCCGCTCTACGTGCAACTGTTGCTCTGCTACACGGGCCTCTACAGCCTGCAAGTGGTCCGCGACCACGTGCTGCTGAACGAGTTTTTCCGCGACGGCATGCATTGCACGCTGCTCGCGTTCACGCTGAATACCTGCGCGTACACCACGGAAATCTTCGCCGGCGCGATCCGGGCGACGCCTTACGGTGAGATTGAAGCGGCGCGCGCGTACGGGATGTCGTCGTTTACGCTCTACCGGCGCGTGATCCTGCCGTCGGCACTGCGCCGGGCGCTCCCCTACTACAGCAACGAAGTGATCCTGATGCTGCATGCGACCACCGTCGCGTTCACCGCCACGGTGCCGGACATTCTCAAGATTGCCCGCGACGTGAATTCCGCTACCTATCAGTCGTTCCAGGCGTTCGGCATTGCCGCCCTGCTCTATCTCTGCATCTCGTTCGCGCTCGTGTGGTTGTTTCGCCGTGCCGAGTACCGCTGGCTCGCCTACTTGCGGCCCCAAGGTAAATAA
- a CDS encoding ABC transporter permease subunit: MDFGFNLTRTANASALRLLPNRWDFVAFPLIICVLALTVVGFHETLAPISTLQTQAISLDPANLPEYALRTTLRMLAAMVASLVFTLIYGTLAAKSRRASVVLVPILDILQSVPVLGYISFTVTFFLALFPGRVFGAELAAIFAIFTSQAWNMTFSFYQSLRTVPRDLDEVSRGFHLTNWQRFWKLEVPFSMPGLIWNMMMSMSGGWFFVVASEAIVVGNRTIVLPGIGAYLATAIGERNLGAIGWVILAMTVVILAYDQLMFRPLVAWADKFRMENTSSGNVPESWLLDLIRRTRLIHQLLVPAGWMIGKMARVPLKLPSLQGRLPKFPAFPIGALGGSTSRARTQSRNPSRVGDIAWAIIVLALTVFLVWKVTVFVSTGVTWGEVWHVFWLGLITLFRVMLLIALASVIWVPVGVLIGLRPALASKIQPLAQFLAAFPANLLFPVFVVVIVKFNLNPDIWLSPLIVLGTQWYILFNVIAGATSYPNDYREAATNFQIKGWQWWRQAILPGIFPYYVTGAITASGGAWNASIVAEAVSWGNTKIVAHGLGAYIAESTTNGDYPKIILGIAVMSLFVTLFNRLLWRPLFAYAEARLRLD; this comes from the coding sequence ATGGATTTTGGCTTTAACCTGACTCGAACGGCGAACGCTTCGGCGTTGCGTTTGTTGCCTAATCGATGGGACTTCGTCGCGTTCCCGCTGATTATCTGCGTGCTCGCGCTCACCGTGGTCGGCTTTCACGAGACGCTCGCGCCCATCTCGACACTGCAAACCCAGGCTATCTCGCTCGATCCGGCGAACCTTCCCGAATACGCGCTGCGCACCACCTTGCGCATGCTCGCGGCCATGGTCGCCTCACTGGTCTTCACACTGATCTACGGCACGCTTGCGGCGAAGAGCCGGCGGGCGTCCGTCGTGCTCGTGCCGATCCTGGATATTCTCCAGTCGGTGCCCGTGCTCGGTTATATCTCGTTCACGGTCACGTTCTTTCTCGCGTTGTTTCCGGGTCGCGTGTTCGGCGCCGAGCTGGCGGCGATCTTCGCCATTTTTACGAGCCAGGCGTGGAACATGACGTTCAGCTTCTATCAGTCGCTGCGCACCGTGCCGCGCGATCTCGATGAAGTCTCGCGCGGTTTCCACCTGACCAACTGGCAGCGCTTCTGGAAGCTCGAAGTGCCGTTCTCCATGCCCGGCCTCATCTGGAACATGATGATGTCGATGTCAGGCGGCTGGTTCTTCGTGGTCGCCTCCGAAGCTATCGTGGTCGGTAACCGCACCATCGTGCTGCCGGGTATTGGCGCCTATCTGGCAACTGCTATTGGCGAGCGCAATCTTGGCGCGATCGGCTGGGTGATCCTGGCAATGACTGTTGTGATCCTCGCCTACGATCAGCTCATGTTCCGTCCGCTGGTCGCCTGGGCCGACAAATTCCGCATGGAAAACACGAGTTCGGGCAACGTGCCGGAGTCGTGGCTGCTCGACCTGATTCGCCGCACTCGCCTGATTCACCAGTTGCTCGTGCCGGCGGGATGGATGATCGGCAAGATGGCGCGGGTGCCGTTGAAGCTGCCCTCGCTGCAAGGCCGCCTGCCGAAATTCCCGGCATTCCCGATAGGCGCGTTGGGCGGGTCGACGTCCAGGGCGCGCACCCAGTCCCGCAATCCGTCCCGTGTCGGCGATATCGCGTGGGCGATCATCGTTCTCGCGCTGACGGTGTTCCTGGTGTGGAAAGTGACGGTTTTCGTGAGCACCGGCGTGACGTGGGGCGAAGTCTGGCACGTCTTCTGGCTCGGCTTGATCACGTTGTTTCGCGTGATGCTGCTGATCGCGCTTGCTTCGGTGATCTGGGTTCCGGTCGGGGTGTTGATCGGGCTGCGACCCGCATTGGCCAGCAAGATCCAGCCGCTCGCGCAGTTCCTGGCCGCGTTCCCGGCGAACCTGCTGTTCCCGGTGTTTGTCGTGGTGATCGTGAAGTTCAACCTGAACCCGGATATCTGGCTCTCGCCGCTGATCGTGCTCGGCACGCAGTGGTATATCCTCTTCAACGTGATTGCCGGGGCGACGTCGTATCCGAACGATTACCGTGAAGCGGCCACCAATTTCCAGATCAAAGGCTGGCAGTGGTGGCGCCAGGCCATCCTGCCGGGCATTTTCCCGTACTACGTCACTGGTGCGATCACCGCATCGGGCGGGGCGTGGAATGCGAGCATCGTGGCGGAAGCGGTGTCGTGGGGGAATACGAAGATCGTGGCGCACGGGCTTGGCGCGTATATAGCGGAAAGCACGACCAACGGCGACTATCCGAAAATCATTCTCGGTATTGCCGTAATGTCGCTGTTCGTCACACTCTTTAACCGGCTCTTGTGGCGCCCGTTGTTCGCTTATGCCGAAGCGCGGCTGAGGCTGGACTGA